One Bos indicus isolate NIAB-ARS_2022 breed Sahiwal x Tharparkar chromosome 22, NIAB-ARS_B.indTharparkar_mat_pri_1.0, whole genome shotgun sequence DNA window includes the following coding sequences:
- the ASB14 gene encoding ankyrin repeat and SOCS box protein 14, with protein MDNYTSDEDIDDDFDTQLIIQQSLQDIHKPGTGQQSPEDESFLSAYYKKIVETIETGKEDVLSQLTKYHSAFDEADEIGWLPLHKAAVQLNKNILEITLKASKLSVWEQTTHNGETPLFLAVSNCLLENVSFLLLNGCNPNTKNVEGNSPLLTAVLQDSYDMASLLISHGANVNLLCSNKRTALHEAAKLGRRDIVALLLASGAYPDPQSSYGFTPLALAAQSGHTEIMELLLQKGANALGQASDSSSILLEAASGGNPDSVTLLLEYGADANVPKNSGHLPIHVAADRGHLLALKTLVPVTDFAAIKRSGISPIHCAAAGAHPKCLELLIQAGFDVNFMLDQRIRKHYDDHRKSALYFAVSNGDLSSVKLLLSAGAMPNQDPVNCLQIALRMGNYELVSLLLRHGANVNYFCRVNPLHFPSALQYTLKDEVMLRMLLNYGYDTELCFDCPHGDKVHRFSASEGWTSTVIKDTMFCEVITLSWLQHLSGKVVRVMLDYVDQVRICSKLKAVLQKQGLWSEIHFILTNPRSLKHLCRLKIRKCMGRLRLRCPVFMSFLPLPSRLKAYVLYKEYDLYEQGIFTGTW; from the exons ATGGATAATTACACCAGTGATGAAGACATTGATGATGACTTTGACACCCAGCTCATCATTCAACAGAGTTTACAGGATATTCACAAGCCAGGAACTGGACAGCAGTCACCTGAGGATGAGAG cTTTCTGAGTGCTTACTATAAGAAGATAGTTGAAACAATAGAGAC AGGTAAGGAAGATGTATTGTCACAGTTGACCAAGTACCATTCAGCTTTTGATGAAGCAGATGAGATAGGCTGGCTTCCTCTCCATAAGGCTGCAGTACAATTAAATAAGAACATTTTGGAAATCACCCTGAAAG CCTCAAAACTCAGTGTATGGGAGCAAACCACCCACAATGGTGAGACGCCACTGTTTTTGGCTGTCAGCAATTGCCTCTTAGAAAACGTTAGTTTTCTCCTTCtcaatggctgcaatccaaataCCAAGAATGTCGAAGGCAATTCACCTCTTCTTACAG CTGTTCTACAGGACTCCTACGATATGGCCTCCTTGCTGATCAGCCATGGAGCCAATGTCAATCTTTTGTGTTCCAACAAGAGGACAGCACTCCACGAAGCAGCCAAGCTGGGCAGACGGGACATAGTGGCACTCCTGCTGGCTTCCGGGGCATACCCTGACCCACAGAGCTCCTACGGATTCACTCCTCTTGCTCTTGCTGCCCAAAGTGGACACACTGAAATCATGGAACTCTTACTGCAGAAAG GAGCTAATGCTCTTGGTCAGGCCTCTGACTCTTCTTCCATCTTACTTGAAGCTGCTAGCGGAGGAAATCCAGACTCTGTGACTCTCTTGCTAGAGTATGGAGCTGATGCCAACGTCCCTAAGAATTCAGGTCACCTGCCCATTCATGTAGCAGCTGACAGAGGTCACTTGTT AGCTCTGAAGACTTTGGTTCCCGTTACTGATTTTGCTGCCATTAAGCGGAGTGGCATCAGTCCAATTCACTGTGCAGCAGCAGGAGCACACCCCAAATGCCTGGAACTTCTCATCCAGGCGGGATTTGATGTGAATTTCATGCTCGATCAGAGAATCCGCAAACACTACGATGACCACAGGAAGTCGGCTCTGTATTTCGCTGTATCAAATGGTGACCTCTCTTCAGTTAAGCTGCTTCTGAGTGCTGGAGCTATGCCTAATCAAGACCCAGTTAACTGCCTCCAGATAGCCCTCAGGATGGGCAACTACGAGCTGGTAAGTCTGCTGCTACGGCACGGGGCGAACGTTAATTACTTCTGCAGAGTCAACCCTTTACATTTCCCATCGGCACTGCAATACACACTGAAAGACGAAGTCATGCTCAGGATGCTGCTGAATTATGGGTATGACACAGAGCTATGCTTTGATTGTCCTCATGGAGACAAAGTTCATCGTTTCTCTGCTTCTGAAGGCTGGACATCTACAGTTATCAAAGATACAATG TTCTGTGAAGTAATAACTTTGTCGTGGCTGCAGCATCTCTCTGGGAAGGTTGTTCGAGTGATGCTTGATTATGTTGACCAAGTTAGGATCTGTTCAAAGTTGAAAGCTGTGCTCCAAAAACAGGGCCTCTGGTCAGAAATCCATTTTATCTTGA CAAACCCTCGCTCTCTTAAACATTTGTGCCGCCTCAAGATCCGGAAGTGTATGGGGCGTTTGCGTCTGCGCTGCCCCGT